The window GACTCCCGGCCGCTGCCCGGACCTTTGACCCGGATGTCCAGGGACCGCAGCCCCGAGTCCTTGGCCGCGGTGGCGCAGGCCGCGGCCGCCTGCTGGGCGGCGAAGGGGGTCCCCTTGCGCGAACCCTTGAAGCCCAGCGTCCCCGCGCTGGACCAGGTCACCACGTTGCCTTCCAAATCGGTGATGGTGACGTGGGTGTTGTTGAAGGAGGCGTGTACGTGGGCGATACCGTGCACCACGTGCTTCTTCTCCTTCTTGGCTTTCTTAGCGCCGACGACTTTGGTCATCTCGTGTCTCCTAGACCTTCGCTGCGGCCTTGGGGCGGATCATGGCCCGGCGCGGGCCCTTGCGGGTGCGCGCGTTGGTGTGGGTGCGCTGGCCGCGCACGGGCAGGTTCCGGCGATGGCGCATGCCCCGGTAGGAGCCGATCTCCATCAGCCGCTTCACGTTCATGGCCACGTCCTTGCGGAGGTCGCCCTCCACCCCGCCCTCGCTGTCGATGATCTTGGCGATGCGGCTGGCCTCCTCCTCGGAGAGGTCCTTCACCCGGACGTTGCGGTCGATCCCCGCCCGGCCCAAGATGCGGTTGCTGCGGGTCGGCCCGATGCCGTAGATGTAGGTGAGCGCCACCTCGACCCGCTTCTGGCGCGGAAGATCGACGCCTGCGATGCGTGCCATTCCTTACCCCTGCCTCTGCTTGTGCTTCTGATTGCTGCAAATGATCCGCACCACTCCCCGGCGGCGCACCACCTTGCATTTGGCGCAGATCTTCTTGACCGACGACCTTACTTTCACTTCGAATCCCTCTCCTTGGCCGCCAGGGCGCCAACCGCTCCTGACGCCCGCCGGCGCACGATGCGGCCGCGACCCCGGTCGTAGGGCATCAACTCCACCACCACCCCGTCCCCCGGGAGCAGGCGGAGGAGGCTCGACCCCCCGGACACGTGGGCCAGGGCCTGGCCGCGACCCTCGTTCTCCAACTCGACCCGGTAAAGGGCGTTGGGTAAGGCTTCCCGCACCGTCGCGTTCACCTCCATCTCGCCCCGCCCCGTCTCAGGCATGCCTCGCCTCCGTCTCCTCGGAAGCGTACGGGTATGGCTCGGAAAGGATCCAGGGCCCGTGCCGGGTGATGGCGATCGAAAGCTCGAAGTGCGCGGACAGGCTTTGGTCCGCGGTGACCGCCGTCCAGCCGTCCTTCAGGACCCGCACCTCGGGTCCACCCGCGTTCACCATGGGTTCGATGGCCAGGCACATCCCGGGCACCAGCCGCTCCCGGCGCCCGGGCGGACCGTAGTTGGGGACCTGGGGTTCCTCGTGGAGGCTGGTCCCGATCCCGTGCCCCACGAACTCGCGCACCACCGAGTAACCCTGGGCCTCCGCGTGCTGCTGCACCGCGTGGCCGATGTCCCCCACCCGCATCCCCTGACGGCAGACCGTGATCCCTGCGTGCAGGGCTTCCTCGGTGGCCTTCATGAGGCGGCGGGCTTCATCGCTGATCTTCCCCACCGCCACCGTACGCGCCGCATCCCCGAAGAAACCGTCCACCACGCACCCGAGGTCGAGGCCCACGATGTCCCCCTCCCGGAGCTTGCGCTGTCCCGGGATCCCGTGCACCACCTCCTCGTTGATGGAGATGCAGAGGGTGGCCGGATAGCCGCGGTAGCCCAGAAAGGCCGGCCGCGCCCCCGCCTTCTCGATCCGCTCCCGGGCGATCCGGTCCAGCTCCTTGGTGGCCACGCCGGGCACCGCCGCCTCCTTCAGCGCATCCAGGGTGTCGACCACGATTCCGCAGGCGCGGTGCATCTTCTGCAGCTCGGCCCAGGACTTCTGGACGCTCATGACCGGGCCTCCAAGATCCCCCGGAGGTCATCGAACACCCGGTCCACGTTCCGGTCGCCGTCGATGCGGTGCAGACGCGATCGTTGCCGGTAGTAGTCCACGAGCGGAGCCGTGCGCTCGTCGTACTCGGCCAGCCGGCGCGCCACCGCCACTTCCTTGTCGTCCTCGCGCTGGATCAGGGGCGTCCCGTCGCGGTCGCAGAGGGAGTCGTTCTTGGGCAGGTTGTAAGTCACGTGGTAAGTGGACTGGCAGGTGGGACACCAACGGCGGCCCGAAAGCCGCAAGAGCAACTCCGGCCGTGGCACCTCCACGTCGAAGATCATGTAGTCGGCGGTGGCCTGCCCGTCCACCATGGAGGCCAGGCGCTCGGCCTGGGGCAGGGTCCGGGGGAAGCCGTCCAGGATGTAACCGCGGGCACAGTCCGGCTGACGCAACCGTTCACCGATGAGGGCGATGAGCAAGTCGTCGGGCACAAGACCACCCTTTTCCATGAGGGGCCCCGCCTTCCGGCCCAGGGGTGTCCCCTGTGCGATGGCCTCGCGCAGCATGTCCCCGGTGGAGATGCGGGGCACATGGAGATGGGCAGCCATCCGCGCGGCCTGCGTCCCCTTCCCGGCCCCGGGGGGGCCGAGGAAGATCACGCGGACGCCCGGGGCGGGCGCGGCCCGGGGGCTAGCGTCGACCACGGACTCTCCGCCCTCCTTTGCCGCTGAAACCGTCGTAGTGCCTCATGATGAGCTGGGCTTCGACTTGGGCCACTGTGTCCATGGCCACCCCCACGATGATGAGGAGCGAGGTCCCGCCGAAGTAGAAGTTCAGGTGGAGGCCCTCCGTGATCCAGCCCAGACCGTTCTCGGTGAGGAACAGGTCCAGGGGCGGGCCGATCACGGGGATGGGGGCCACCTTGAAGCCGGTGATCAGGAACTCGGGAAGAATCGCGACCAGGGCCAAGTAAAGGGCTCCCCCGAAGGTGATCCGGGAGAGGACGTGGTCCAGGTATTCCGCTGTTTTCTTGCCGGGCCGGATGCCAGGGATGAAACCCCCGTACTTCCGCATGTTCTCGGCCACGTCGTCCGGGTTGAAGACGATCGCGGTGTAGAAGTAGCAGAAGAAGATGATGAAGGAAACGTAGAGCAAGTTGTAGAGGGGCATTCCCCAATGCAGCTGCTCGGAGACCGCCTGCATCCAGGGGTTGTTGGCCTGGAAGAAGGAGGCGATGGTCTGGGGGAAGGCGATGATCGAGGAGGCGAAGATCACAGGGATCACGCCGCTGGTGTTGACGCGCAGGGGGAGGTGGGTGGACTGCCCTCCGTACATCCGCCGGCCCACCACCCGCTTGGCGTACTGCACGGTGATGCGCCTCTGGCCACGCTCCACGAAGACGATGGCTCCCACCACCCCCATCATCATGGCCACGAGCACGAGGGTAGCGATGAGCCCGAGCTCTCCCCGTTCGATCATGGTGAAAGTGTCGATCAGGCCGCGCGGGAACCCCACCACGATCCCCGCGAAGATGATCAAGCTCATCCCGTTTCCGATCCCCCGCTCCGTGATCTGCTCCCCCAACCACATGATGAAGGCGGTCCCGGTGGTGAGGGTCAGGACGGCCATGATCTTGAAGCCCAGGCCGGGGCTCTCGACGATCTTGAAGGAGTTGTTGAGGGTCATCCGCTCCAGGTACACGGCGATGCCCAGGGACTGCACGATGGAGAGGGCGACCGTTCCGTAGCGGGTGTATTGCGTGATCTTGCGCTTGCCTAGCTCCCCTTCCTTGCTCAGCTTCTCCAGGTAGGGCCAGACCACGGTGAGGAGCTGAAGGATGATGGAGGCCGAGATGTAGGGCATGATCCCGAGGGCGAAGACCGTGACCTTGGCCAGGTTGCCCCCCGAGAACATGTCCACCAGCCCGAACCAGTTGGCCTTGTTCTGCTCGAAGAAGTCGATGAGGGCCTGGGGGTTGATCCCCGGGGTGGGGATGTGGTTGCCCAGGCGGTAGACGGCCAGGATCCCCAGGGTGAAGAGCACCCGCTTGCGGAGGTCCGGGATCTCCCAGATGTTTCTGAGGCTTTGAAGCATCGCTCCTATCTCTCGAGGATCTCGGCTTTGCCGCCCTGAGCCGCAATCCGTTCCTGGGCCTTGGCGCTGAACCGGTGGGCGCGCACGGTCAGGGCTTTGGTTACATCTCCTTTGGCCAGGATCTTCACCCCGTCCCGCACCTTCTTGATCAGCCCCCGCTTAAGGAGGACATCGGGGGTGACGATGGTGCCGGTCTCGAAAATCTCCAGCCGATCGAGGTTGACCTCGGTGTACTCCTTGTGGTTCCGGTTGTGGAAACCCCGCTTGGGCACACGCCGGTGGAGCGGCATCTGGCCACCTTCGAACCCGTCTTTGTGGCTGAAGCCGCTGCGGCTCTTCTGGCCCTTCTCGCCACGGCCCGAGGTCTTGCCGAGGCCGCTCCCCGGCCCCCGCCCGACCCGCTTCCGGCTGTGGGTGCTCCCCTTGGCCGGCCTAAGATTGTGCAGACCCACGCTCTCCTGCCTTCCTTACTCGACCACGGTCACGAGGTGGGGGACCTTTCGGACCATCCCCCGCACCATCGGCGTGTCTTGGCGCTCCACCACCTGGTGGAGGCGGCGCAAACCCAGGCCGCGCACGGTGGCCCGCTGCTTGGGCGGGCAGCCGATCACGCTACCGATCATCTTGATCTTGATCATCCCTCCCGCTTTGGCCGCTCTGGCGGTCTTGGCCATGGCTGTCCCCCTACTCCTGGGCGGGGGCGGGGGCAGGCGCGGGCGGGGGTGCGGCCGGCTTCCTCTCCTCCGTCCCCAGTATTTCGGCGACCGACTTGCCGCGCAGCCGCGCCACCCGCTCCGGCTCCTTGAGACGGAGCAGGGCATCCACCGTTGCCTTCACCACGTTGTGGGCCGTGGTCGAGCCCAAGCTCTTGGTGAGGATGTTCTGGATCCCGGCCGCCGTGATCACCGCTCGCACCGGCCCCCCGGCAATGACCCCCGTGCCCTCGGCCGCGGGCTTGAGCAGCACGCTGCCGGAGCCAAAGTTCCCGGTGACGGTGTGGGGGATGGTGGCCCCCTTCTCCGTGATCGGCACCCGGACCACGTTCTTCTTGGCCGCCTCCACCCCCTTCTTGATGGCGGAGGAGACCTCGCGGGCCTTGCCCATGCCGTAGCCCACATGCCCGTGCCCATCCCCCACCACGACCAGGGCGCTGAACGAGAGGTTCTTACCCCCCTTGACGACCTTGGTCACGCGGTTGATGGAGACCACCTGGTCTTTGAGCTCCAGGCTTTGGATGTCGATCTTGTCCATAGTTCGCGTCCTCGCTCCGGCCT of the Vicinamibacteria bacterium genome contains:
- the rpsK gene encoding 30S ribosomal protein S11 → MTKVVGAKKAKKEKKHVVHGIAHVHASFNNTHVTITDLEGNVVTWSSAGTLGFKGSRKGTPFAAQQAAAACATAAKDSGLRSLDIRVKGPGSGRESAIRALQAAGVEIKSIRDVTPIPHNGCRPPKRRRV
- the rpsM gene encoding 30S ribosomal protein S13, with product MARIAGVDLPRQKRVEVALTYIYGIGPTRSNRILGRAGIDRNVRVKDLSEEEASRIAKIIDSEGGVEGDLRKDVAMNVKRLMEIGSYRGMRHRRNLPVRGQRTHTNARTRKGPRRAMIRPKAAAKV
- the rpmJ gene encoding 50S ribosomal protein L36, with the translated sequence MKVRSSVKKICAKCKVVRRRGVVRIICSNQKHKQRQG
- the infA gene encoding translation initiation factor IF-1 (stimulates the activities of the other two initiation factors, IF-2 and IF-3) codes for the protein MPETGRGEMEVNATVREALPNALYRVELENEGRGQALAHVSGGSSLLRLLPGDGVVVELMPYDRGRGRIVRRRASGAVGALAAKERDSK
- the map gene encoding type I methionyl aminopeptidase → MSVQKSWAELQKMHRACGIVVDTLDALKEAAVPGVATKELDRIARERIEKAGARPAFLGYRGYPATLCISINEEVVHGIPGQRKLREGDIVGLDLGCVVDGFFGDAARTVAVGKISDEARRLMKATEEALHAGITVCRQGMRVGDIGHAVQQHAEAQGYSVVREFVGHGIGTSLHEEPQVPNYGPPGRRERLVPGMCLAIEPMVNAGGPEVRVLKDGWTAVTADQSLSAHFELSIAITRHGPWILSEPYPYASEETEARHA
- a CDS encoding adenylate kinase, which translates into the protein MVDASPRAAPAPGVRVIFLGPPGAGKGTQAARMAAHLHVPRISTGDMLREAIAQGTPLGRKAGPLMEKGGLVPDDLLIALIGERLRQPDCARGYILDGFPRTLPQAERLASMVDGQATADYMIFDVEVPRPELLLRLSGRRWCPTCQSTYHVTYNLPKNDSLCDRDGTPLIQREDDKEVAVARRLAEYDERTAPLVDYYRQRSRLHRIDGDRNVDRVFDDLRGILEARS
- the secY gene encoding preprotein translocase subunit SecY, with product MLQSLRNIWEIPDLRKRVLFTLGILAVYRLGNHIPTPGINPQALIDFFEQNKANWFGLVDMFSGGNLAKVTVFALGIMPYISASIILQLLTVVWPYLEKLSKEGELGKRKITQYTRYGTVALSIVQSLGIAVYLERMTLNNSFKIVESPGLGFKIMAVLTLTTGTAFIMWLGEQITERGIGNGMSLIIFAGIVVGFPRGLIDTFTMIERGELGLIATLVLVAMMMGVVGAIVFVERGQRRITVQYAKRVVGRRMYGGQSTHLPLRVNTSGVIPVIFASSIIAFPQTIASFFQANNPWMQAVSEQLHWGMPLYNLLYVSFIIFFCYFYTAIVFNPDDVAENMRKYGGFIPGIRPGKKTAEYLDHVLSRITFGGALYLALVAILPEFLITGFKVAPIPVIGPPLDLFLTENGLGWITEGLHLNFYFGGTSLLIIVGVAMDTVAQVEAQLIMRHYDGFSGKGGRRVRGRR
- the rplO gene encoding 50S ribosomal protein L15, translated to MGLHNLRPAKGSTHSRKRVGRGPGSGLGKTSGRGEKGQKSRSGFSHKDGFEGGQMPLHRRVPKRGFHNRNHKEYTEVNLDRLEIFETGTIVTPDVLLKRGLIKKVRDGVKILAKGDVTKALTVRAHRFSAKAQERIAAQGGKAEILER
- the rpmD gene encoding 50S ribosomal protein L30; its protein translation is MAKTARAAKAGGMIKIKMIGSVIGCPPKQRATVRGLGLRRLHQVVERQDTPMVRGMVRKVPHLVTVVE
- the rpsE gene encoding 30S ribosomal protein S5, translating into MDKIDIQSLELKDQVVSINRVTKVVKGGKNLSFSALVVVGDGHGHVGYGMGKAREVSSAIKKGVEAAKKNVVRVPITEKGATIPHTVTGNFGSGSVLLKPAAEGTGVIAGGPVRAVITAAGIQNILTKSLGSTTAHNVVKATVDALLRLKEPERVARLRGKSVAEILGTEERKPAAPPPAPAPAPAQE